The Salinibacterium sp. M195 genome includes a window with the following:
- a CDS encoding type IV pilus twitching motility protein PilT: MATEPVTSIDSLDELFRQAAAGAMSQTSAATSAAGASMPQTPTPPAATEVPAPVPAAAATPSPTAAEVPYFSDATDAEDPIPSAPVAAASIDDELNSAGDAKTRLFDLPDTDAATEQLASFPPPGAAEGLLTFTSGFGAETAETIAPPRESQLLSVPKIVEQERELRPDMDLTAKEGSDPDLIEALKEVVYTGASDLHISSLAVPMIRVDGGLQPLEGAGEWDKDRTRAALFSILDEKQEAQFLEALELDFAFELSEAARFRVNFYMDRGNMGAAFRIIPTEIKQLKDLGIQESVSQFATLPRGLVLVTGPTGSGKSTTLAALIDLVNRTRADHIVTVEDPIEFLHGNQKSLVNQREVGRDTHSFTAALKHVLRQDPDVILIGELRDLETISIALTAAETGHLVFATLHTQDAAQTVDRIIDVFPPHQQGQVRTQLAAVLQGIICQTLVRRASGKGRVVATEVLTMVPAIGNLIREGKIYQIPSAMQAGRGAGMHTMDQHLAGLAKSGAITEEAAMAKAHDPEGMHRLMGESSAVGTN; encoded by the coding sequence ATGGCAACTGAACCCGTAACATCGATCGACTCTCTTGACGAGCTTTTCCGTCAGGCTGCAGCAGGGGCGATGTCGCAGACGTCTGCCGCTACCTCGGCAGCTGGTGCTTCGATGCCACAGACGCCGACACCTCCCGCAGCGACAGAAGTGCCGGCACCAGTGCCGGCAGCAGCCGCGACACCCTCTCCGACGGCGGCCGAGGTGCCCTATTTTTCTGACGCGACTGATGCGGAAGACCCGATTCCGTCAGCCCCAGTGGCCGCAGCGAGCATTGATGACGAACTGAATTCTGCTGGCGATGCCAAGACGCGACTCTTTGATCTGCCAGATACCGATGCGGCTACTGAACAGCTTGCAAGTTTCCCGCCGCCCGGCGCGGCTGAAGGGCTGCTGACCTTCACGAGTGGATTCGGCGCCGAGACGGCAGAGACCATCGCGCCGCCGCGGGAGTCCCAGCTGCTTTCCGTGCCTAAGATCGTTGAGCAGGAACGCGAGTTGCGTCCTGACATGGATCTGACGGCTAAGGAAGGTTCCGATCCGGACCTCATCGAGGCCCTTAAAGAGGTTGTCTACACGGGCGCTTCTGACCTCCACATTTCTTCGCTTGCGGTGCCGATGATTCGCGTTGACGGTGGTCTTCAGCCTCTCGAGGGCGCTGGCGAGTGGGACAAAGACCGCACTCGAGCCGCACTGTTCAGCATTCTCGACGAGAAGCAAGAAGCTCAATTTCTGGAAGCCCTTGAGCTTGACTTCGCGTTCGAACTTTCTGAGGCTGCACGCTTTCGGGTGAACTTCTACATGGACCGTGGCAACATGGGCGCCGCGTTCCGAATCATTCCGACCGAGATCAAGCAGCTTAAGGATCTCGGTATTCAGGAATCTGTTTCCCAGTTCGCGACCCTGCCTCGTGGCCTCGTATTGGTGACCGGCCCAACGGGTTCGGGTAAGTCGACAACGCTTGCCGCGCTGATCGACCTAGTGAACCGCACTCGCGCCGACCACATCGTCACGGTGGAAGACCCGATCGAGTTCTTGCACGGCAACCAGAAGTCGCTGGTCAACCAGCGCGAGGTCGGCCGCGATACTCACTCGTTCACGGCGGCACTGAAGCACGTGCTGCGTCAAGACCCCGACGTCATTCTGATTGGTGAGCTTCGAGACCTCGAAACGATCTCGATTGCATTGACCGCGGCAGAGACCGGCCACCTCGTGTTCGCAACACTGCACACTCAGGATGCCGCTCAAACTGTTGACCGCATCATCGACGTCTTCCCGCCGCACCAGCAGGGCCAGGTTCGCACCCAGCTCGCTGCCGTGCTGCAGGGCATTATTTGTCAGACGCTTGTTCGCCGCGCGAGTGGCAAGGGTCGTGTTGTGGCCACCGAGGTGCTCACGATGGTTCCCGCTATTGGCAACCTCATTCGTGAAGGAAAGATCTACCAGATTCCTTCGGCAATGCAGGCCGGTCGTGGTGCAGGAATGCACACGATGGACCAGCACCTCGCTGGTCTCGCGAAATCTGGAGCAATTACCGAGGAGGCCGCAATGGCTAAGGCTCACGACCCCGAAGGTATGCACCGACTGATGGGCGAGAGCTCGGCTGTGGGAACAAACTAA
- a CDS encoding type II secretion system F family protein, with translation MAAPTSTTKSFEYKARNQSGKIVKGRIDAANENQVLTRLRAMEISPISVAEAGAGTGLNMEINIGFLQKGVGLDDLAVMSRQMSTMISSGLSLIRALVILSEQTENKTLAKALGEIRQDVETGGTLSDAFAKHGTVFPPIMIHLVRAGETGGFLDDALESIANNFESEVKLRGTIKSALTYPVVVLIMAILAVVGMLIFIVPVFEEMFADLGGELPLLTQILVWMSAAMKFVAPILIVVGVVFSVWWRKNKHTERVRKFVDPWKLRMPVFGPLFRKVSISRFTRNFGTMLGAGVPILQALSIVGETSGNYVIEEALRRVSDAVRSGQSVSAPLARESVFPTMVTQMVAVGEDAGSMQVMLSKIADFYDDEVLKTTEQLTALIEPLMIGVIGAIVGVMVIALYMPIFAIFDQIK, from the coding sequence ATGGCTGCGCCGACATCCACCACCAAGTCCTTCGAATACAAAGCCCGCAACCAGTCGGGAAAAATTGTCAAGGGCCGCATCGACGCAGCGAACGAGAACCAAGTTCTTACGCGCCTTCGCGCCATGGAGATTAGCCCGATCTCCGTAGCTGAGGCTGGTGCTGGCACCGGTCTCAATATGGAGATCAACATCGGTTTTCTGCAGAAGGGCGTCGGTCTCGATGATCTCGCGGTAATGAGCCGCCAGATGTCGACGATGATCTCTTCGGGTCTGTCACTGATTCGCGCCCTAGTGATTCTTTCGGAACAAACCGAAAACAAGACGCTTGCTAAAGCGCTTGGGGAAATCCGCCAGGACGTTGAAACCGGTGGAACGCTGTCTGACGCGTTCGCCAAGCACGGTACCGTCTTTCCGCCGATCATGATCCACCTTGTTCGCGCGGGTGAAACCGGTGGGTTCTTGGATGACGCGCTCGAGTCGATCGCGAACAACTTCGAGAGCGAAGTAAAGCTTCGCGGAACGATCAAGTCTGCGCTTACCTACCCCGTGGTGGTTCTGATCATGGCAATTCTTGCCGTGGTGGGAATGCTCATCTTCATCGTTCCGGTGTTCGAGGAAATGTTTGCCGATCTTGGTGGCGAGTTGCCGCTGCTCACACAGATTCTGGTCTGGATGTCGGCCGCGATGAAGTTTGTTGCTCCGATTCTCATTGTTGTTGGAGTCGTTTTCTCGGTGTGGTGGAGGAAGAATAAACACACTGAGCGAGTGCGCAAATTTGTTGACCCGTGGAAATTGCGGATGCCGGTCTTCGGTCCGCTTTTCCGCAAAGTGTCGATTTCGCGCTTCACTCGCAACTTCGGAACGATGCTGGGGGCCGGTGTCCCGATTCTCCAGGCGCTCTCCATCGTCGGCGAGACGTCGGGAAACTACGTAATCGAAGAGGCTCTCCGTCGGGTCTCTGACGCCGTGCGTTCCGGTCAGTCTGTCTCCGCGCCGCTGGCGCGCGAGAGTGTCTTCCCGACCATGGTTACCCAAATGGTGGCGGTCGGTGAGGATGCCGGCTCAATGCAGGTCATGCTCTCGAAGATCGCTGACTTCTACGACGATGAAGTTCTGAAGACGACCGAACAGCTGACTGCTCTCATCGAGCCGCTCATGATTGGTGTTATTGGCGCGATCGTTGGCGTAATGGTCATCGCGCTGTACATGCCCATCTTCGCCATTTTCGATCAGATCAAGTAA
- a CDS encoding prepilin-type N-terminal cleavage/methylation domain-containing protein, whose translation MITRMHEALRTKRNDLENDQKGFTLVELLVVVLIIGILAAIAIPFFLNQRQGAWESQVKSDIANAVIAAETYAVGNNGSFDLLDDTKLGANGYKKTEAVTLAVVPATDGNSYVFNVSHAQYDSKTWKYDSETGKTTDTATTVTPPA comes from the coding sequence ATGATTACTCGCATGCATGAAGCACTGCGCACCAAGCGCAACGACCTCGAAAACGACCAGAAGGGCTTCACTCTCGTAGAGCTCCTCGTTGTCGTTCTGATCATCGGCATCCTTGCCGCGATCGCCATCCCCTTCTTCCTGAACCAGCGCCAGGGCGCTTGGGAATCACAGGTCAAGTCCGACATCGCTAACGCGGTTATCGCTGCTGAGACCTACGCGGTAGGCAACAACGGTTCGTTCGATCTCCTCGACGACACCAAGCTGGGCGCCAATGGCTACAAGAAGACCGAAGCGGTCACTTTGGCCGTTGTTCCCGCTACTGACGGCAACAGCTACGTGTTCAACGTGAGCCACGCCCAGTACGACAGCAAGACTTGGAAGTACGACAGCGAGACCGGTAAGACCACGGATACTGCAACCACGGTTACGCCGCCGGCCTAA
- a CDS encoding prepilin-type N-terminal cleavage/methylation domain-containing protein produces MHRLLQRLRSSDAGMSLLEVLVAMMIFAVVSLGVLQTLATVLSVTRDNRARIVATNLASQEIDLARDAGDIFTLFDDTYTKPLNGDVFTVKRSTQWVASGNTNTVCGVGGGALKYKRVNVEVTWPNMRKGTEPVRFDTLLAPDKRINDPELGTILVSVLGGAGDGISGVTVSASPSSPRDGAENLTEVVPATDVQGCTYVLKVVPGNYDVTVTRSGFITDSGQSTAPSKLAQVSAGGAASISFNFDQAATYNVKYLANPAPTGVQIPKDMSTSFVSSYGPYISTSSSSNLSRSLALFPWRSGYVGLAGGYAAKPTDPTSTAKYCASRDPAQWPQSVVGGVTYKSPQPVPVATVPGGTADIVVPMGYVDIPGQSGATIRAVSVAPVTGSDDPGCTTDVTLTFDTIKNSTTKIALPYGTWRLETPGLFGSWNPIGSILGPILGGSTSVAGTVVVDPRVAS; encoded by the coding sequence ATGCACAGGCTTCTGCAGCGACTGCGTAGCTCCGACGCAGGCATGAGCCTTCTTGAGGTTCTCGTGGCGATGATGATCTTTGCGGTCGTCTCGCTCGGCGTCCTCCAAACACTCGCGACAGTGCTTTCTGTCACCCGAGACAATCGCGCTCGCATTGTCGCCACTAACCTCGCCTCTCAAGAAATTGACTTGGCTCGAGACGCCGGCGACATCTTCACACTTTTCGATGACACCTATACGAAGCCGCTCAATGGCGACGTCTTCACGGTAAAGCGTTCCACCCAGTGGGTAGCCTCTGGCAACACGAATACGGTCTGCGGTGTTGGTGGTGGCGCACTCAAGTACAAGCGCGTCAATGTCGAGGTCACCTGGCCAAATATGCGCAAGGGCACCGAGCCGGTGCGCTTCGACACGTTGCTTGCCCCGGATAAACGAATCAATGATCCAGAGCTGGGCACGATCCTAGTGTCTGTTCTCGGCGGAGCTGGCGACGGTATTTCGGGTGTCACCGTGAGTGCCTCACCCTCCTCGCCTCGGGATGGTGCGGAGAACCTCACCGAGGTCGTGCCGGCCACTGACGTTCAAGGCTGCACCTACGTCTTGAAAGTAGTGCCAGGAAACTATGACGTGACCGTCACTCGTTCCGGATTCATCACTGACAGCGGTCAGTCGACAGCGCCGAGCAAGCTGGCACAGGTTTCTGCCGGTGGTGCTGCCTCAATTTCGTTCAACTTCGACCAGGCTGCTACGTATAACGTGAAGTACCTCGCCAATCCCGCTCCCACCGGTGTGCAAATTCCTAAGGACATGTCGACGTCGTTCGTCAGTTCATATGGCCCATACATTTCAACCTCATCGTCATCGAACCTCAGCCGCAGCCTCGCCCTGTTTCCGTGGCGGTCTGGCTACGTAGGCTTAGCCGGAGGTTATGCAGCGAAGCCAACAGATCCTACGAGCACCGCAAAGTATTGCGCTTCTCGAGATCCCGCTCAGTGGCCACAATCCGTAGTCGGAGGAGTGACCTATAAATCGCCTCAGCCTGTTCCCGTCGCGACCGTTCCTGGCGGCACAGCAGACATCGTTGTGCCGATGGGGTATGTCGATATCCCGGGCCAAAGTGGCGCGACGATTCGAGCGGTATCTGTTGCTCCTGTGACCGGAAGTGACGATCCTGGCTGCACGACAGATGTCACTCTTACCTTTGACACGATAAAGAACAGCACGACGAAGATTGCTCTTCCCTACGGAACGTGGCGGCTCGAAACTCCCGGATTGTTCGGATCGTGGAACCCCATCGGCAGTATCCTCGGCCCGATCCTCGGAGGCTCGACCTCCGTTGCCGGAACCGTTGTTGTTGACCCGCGGGTTGCATCATGA
- a CDS encoding PilW family protein — MITRLRDTLFSRVRRLAGDQTGVTLSELIVTMALLTMLLAMIMTIFISFSRSFTEDRSASSNTAAAAVAMNELTRVVRSGTEIPVSGRQTNDPVFSVAAPDRVVLQAFLDTEAASPKPVRVEFSITADRTLQERRWTSIVSSSGYFTFNNTAASQRTVVRQIAAGTAPVFAFFDAKNLPIALVGGKIPDDKLATIAAVKVSMTVQTDPTGNAQTATLENTVGIPNLGRSRIGTNQ, encoded by the coding sequence ATGATCACGCGGCTTCGTGACACTCTGTTTTCTCGGGTGCGTCGACTTGCTGGAGATCAGACCGGTGTCACGTTGAGCGAGCTCATCGTCACGATGGCTCTCCTCACGATGCTGCTGGCCATGATCATGACCATCTTCATTTCTTTCTCGCGGTCGTTCACTGAGGACCGATCGGCGTCATCGAACACGGCTGCGGCTGCTGTCGCCATGAATGAGCTCACGCGAGTTGTTCGTTCAGGAACCGAAATTCCTGTCTCAGGTCGGCAGACCAATGATCCGGTCTTCAGCGTGGCGGCTCCGGATCGCGTAGTTCTCCAAGCGTTTTTGGATACGGAAGCAGCGTCGCCGAAGCCCGTTCGAGTTGAGTTCTCGATTACCGCTGATCGCACCCTCCAAGAGCGACGGTGGACCTCGATCGTCTCGTCGAGCGGATATTTCACTTTCAACAACACTGCGGCATCTCAGCGAACCGTAGTCCGGCAGATTGCCGCTGGAACCGCCCCAGTGTTTGCGTTCTTCGATGCGAAGAACCTGCCAATTGCGCTCGTAGGCGGCAAGATTCCTGACGACAAACTCGCAACCATCGCTGCCGTCAAGGTCAGTATGACGGTGCAGACAGATCCGACGGGCAACGCTCAAACGGCGACTCTCGAAAATACGGTGGGAATCCCGAATCTCGGCCGTTCAAGGATTGGAACAAACCAATGA
- a CDS encoding A24 family peptidase, with translation MTATALLVIFAVLIGLAVGSFLNVIVWRVPRGEKITSPPSACPRCEHAIRAYDNVPVIGWLILRGKCRDCGEPISPRYPLVEASTAIAFGIIAAVVGAETALLWALPAFLYLAAISIALTLIDLDTQTLPNKIVLPSIIVGIILLAVASAGTGNWGALLGALVGGVALFVFYFIVALISPRGMGMGDVKLAAVLGIYLGWLGWGVLAVGAFAAFLLGGLFAILLLVIGRARRRTAIPFGPWMIAGAWLGIAFGAQIWNGYMVAVGLS, from the coding sequence ATGACCGCTACCGCTCTGCTTGTTATCTTTGCGGTGTTGATCGGACTAGCCGTCGGTTCGTTTCTCAATGTGATTGTCTGGCGAGTACCTCGCGGAGAGAAAATTACGAGCCCGCCGAGCGCGTGCCCACGGTGTGAGCACGCCATCAGGGCGTACGACAACGTGCCGGTGATCGGCTGGTTGATCCTCCGGGGAAAGTGCCGCGACTGTGGCGAGCCGATTTCGCCGCGCTACCCGCTTGTCGAGGCGAGCACCGCGATCGCCTTCGGCATTATCGCCGCGGTCGTTGGCGCCGAGACAGCGCTCCTCTGGGCGCTTCCCGCATTCTTGTATCTTGCTGCGATCTCGATCGCCCTGACGCTGATCGATCTCGATACCCAGACGTTGCCGAACAAGATCGTTCTGCCCTCCATAATCGTCGGGATAATTCTTCTGGCTGTTGCAAGCGCGGGCACCGGAAACTGGGGTGCGCTGCTTGGCGCGCTCGTCGGAGGCGTCGCACTCTTTGTCTTCTATTTCATCGTCGCCCTGATTTCTCCGCGCGGTATGGGGATGGGCGATGTGAAACTTGCTGCCGTTTTGGGGATTTACCTCGGCTGGCTCGGCTGGGGCGTGCTTGCTGTCGGCGCTTTTGCTGCGTTCTTGCTTGGGGGACTATTCGCAATACTGCTGCTCGTGATTGGACGTGCGCGTCGACGCACGGCAATCCCGTTCGGCCCGTGGATGATTGCCGGGGCCTGGTTAGGTATCGCATTCGGCGCACAAATTTGGAATGGATATATGGTGGCGGTCGGTCTTAGCTGA
- the pilM gene encoding type IV pilus assembly protein PilM, with protein MGKKLVGLDIGSTAIRAVEVENPGHQRPTILRFGEVPLPDGAVRAGEVIDAATVTAAIRKLWSSSGIKTRDVVLGVGNSKVVARDITVPRLPLNQVRESLPFQVQDLLPVPATEALLDFYPASEAEGETGPMLQGMLVAAIKAPILVNVNAVTAAALRPTNVDLSPFALTRLFSNPESANLTTLLVHIGAATTTLVALDGHVPHFVRFLPNGGADITKGISQRMDISARDAEAIKRSVGVVAARATAEQRPALEVSFELVNETLLAIRATIQYFQNARANRAIDRIVMSGGGSKLLGLTETVAEFTKVPASQPDPFSLVPVARGLKGSGDAQDMSVALGLVTGVSA; from the coding sequence ATGGGAAAGAAACTAGTAGGGCTGGACATCGGCTCGACAGCAATTCGTGCTGTCGAAGTCGAAAATCCGGGCCATCAACGACCAACGATTCTGCGCTTCGGCGAGGTGCCGTTGCCTGACGGTGCCGTTCGAGCCGGTGAAGTCATCGACGCCGCAACGGTAACTGCAGCGATCCGCAAACTGTGGTCAAGTTCCGGAATCAAGACTCGGGATGTTGTGCTCGGCGTTGGCAATTCTAAAGTCGTTGCGCGAGACATCACCGTGCCTCGGCTGCCGTTGAATCAAGTTCGGGAGTCGCTCCCATTTCAGGTACAGGATCTGTTGCCTGTTCCTGCGACGGAGGCGCTGCTCGACTTCTATCCGGCGAGTGAAGCGGAGGGTGAGACTGGGCCCATGCTTCAGGGCATGCTTGTTGCCGCGATTAAAGCGCCGATTCTCGTGAACGTGAATGCGGTCACCGCTGCGGCACTTCGTCCGACAAACGTCGATCTTTCCCCATTCGCCCTCACTCGACTGTTCTCCAATCCGGAGTCCGCCAACTTGACCACTCTGTTGGTTCACATCGGCGCAGCAACGACGACCCTGGTCGCGTTAGACGGCCACGTGCCACACTTTGTGCGCTTCTTGCCGAACGGCGGAGCGGACATCACCAAGGGGATCTCGCAACGCATGGACATTTCTGCTCGCGACGCCGAAGCCATCAAGCGATCTGTAGGCGTCGTCGCAGCTCGGGCGACAGCGGAGCAGCGCCCAGCGCTCGAAGTGTCGTTTGAGCTCGTGAACGAAACCCTTTTGGCTATTCGCGCCACGATTCAGTACTTCCAGAACGCTCGCGCAAATCGTGCCATCGATCGAATTGTCATGAGTGGCGGTGGTTCAAAACTGCTGGGGCTCACTGAGACGGTCGCAGAGTTCACCAAAGTGCCAGCATCTCAACCAGATCCTTTCTCTCTGGTCCCCGTCGCGCGCGGCCTCAAGGGCAGCGGCGATGCTCAAGACATGTCGGTAGCGCTGGGACTTGTGACGGGGGTATCAGCATGA
- a CDS encoding fimbrial assembly protein produces the protein MSDKKPTVRREVKITIAYPPTVNLLPPEVGQRKAAARARGRAIFIALIALGVVILAAAAANLYALQRAISLENARALTLSLTAQQGEYNEVRSANQLLQSTQAARIFALSTEVSVKSLTDGLGTKLSSGMAVTSFVFDTATPLQEYGQSLSPLDPAGMAKFSVEVSAPSQSAVDVWVRALPSLNGVLDAALVATSLNEDGGLTATVSVFVGTDALLHRFDAVAEEDDAAAEEESAEQPAETPAPATSPEPTPGTTNEEDGS, from the coding sequence ATGAGCGACAAGAAGCCTACGGTGCGACGCGAGGTAAAAATCACGATCGCCTACCCGCCAACAGTCAACCTGTTACCTCCAGAAGTCGGTCAGCGTAAGGCCGCGGCCCGTGCACGAGGTCGGGCAATCTTTATCGCCCTCATCGCTCTCGGTGTGGTGATCCTGGCTGCTGCTGCGGCGAATCTTTATGCCTTGCAGCGCGCGATCAGCCTCGAGAATGCTCGAGCTTTGACACTGTCACTGACAGCGCAACAGGGCGAATACAACGAAGTTCGCTCGGCGAATCAGTTGCTGCAATCGACACAAGCTGCACGGATTTTTGCGCTCTCTACCGAGGTCTCGGTGAAATCACTCACCGATGGGCTCGGCACCAAACTCAGCAGCGGTATGGCCGTCACATCCTTCGTGTTTGATACGGCCACTCCGCTTCAGGAATACGGCCAGTCACTTTCGCCGCTTGATCCTGCGGGCATGGCGAAGTTCAGCGTCGAAGTGAGCGCACCATCCCAGTCAGCCGTCGATGTTTGGGTCCGCGCGTTGCCCAGTCTCAATGGCGTGCTTGACGCCGCGCTCGTTGCGACAAGCCTGAATGAAGACGGTGGACTCACCGCAACCGTGTCCGTGTTCGTCGGCACGGATGCTTTATTGCATCGTTTTGACGCTGTTGCCGAAGAAGACGACGCGGCAGCGGAGGAAGAATCAGCGGAACAACCTGCTGAAACACCGGCTCCGGCCACGTCGCCTGAGCCAACGCCGGGCACCACTAACGAGGAGGACGGCTCATGA
- the rpsL gene encoding 30S ribosomal protein S12, translating into MPTIQQLVRKGRSPKVVKTKAPALKSNPQQRGVCTRVYTTTPKKPNSALRKVARVKLSNGTEVTAYIPGEGHNLQEHSMVLIRGGRVKDLPGVRYKIVRGALDTQAVKNRKQARSLYGAKKDKK; encoded by the coding sequence GTGCCCACCATTCAGCAGTTGGTGCGTAAGGGACGCTCGCCGAAGGTCGTCAAGACCAAGGCTCCCGCCCTTAAGTCCAACCCGCAGCAGCGCGGCGTTTGCACGCGTGTCTACACAACAACTCCGAAGAAGCCGAACTCGGCTCTTCGCAAGGTTGCTCGTGTCAAGCTTTCCAACGGTACCGAGGTCACCGCCTACATCCCCGGAGAAGGTCACAACCTCCAAGAGCACTCGATGGTGCTTATCCGTGGTGGTCGTGTAAAGGACCTCCCCGGTGTTCGCTACAAGATCGTTCGTGGCGCGCTCGACACCCAGGCCGTTAAGAACCGTAAGCAGGCTCGTAGCCTCTACGGCGCGAAGAAGGATAAGAAGTAA
- the rpsG gene encoding 30S ribosomal protein S7, translating to MPRKGPAPKRPVVADPVYGAPIVSQLVNKILLDGKKGLAERIVYGALAGVTEKTGQDAVVTLKKALDNVRPTLEVKSRRVGGSTYQVPVEVKSHRANTLALRWLTSYAKGRREKTMTERLTNEILDASNGLGAAVKRREDTHKMAESNKAFAHYRW from the coding sequence ATGCCTCGTAAAGGACCAGCACCAAAGCGTCCCGTAGTCGCGGATCCGGTTTACGGCGCACCCATTGTCAGCCAGCTTGTCAACAAGATCCTTCTTGATGGCAAGAAGGGCCTTGCCGAGCGCATCGTTTACGGCGCACTCGCAGGCGTAACCGAGAAGACTGGCCAAGACGCCGTTGTCACTCTCAAGAAGGCTCTCGACAACGTTCGCCCGACCCTTGAGGTCAAGTCGCGTCGTGTCGGTGGATCGACTTACCAGGTTCCCGTTGAGGTCAAGTCTCACCGTGCAAACACTCTCGCTTTGCGTTGGCTCACGAGCTACGCAAAGGGTCGTCGTGAAAAGACGATGACTGAGCGTCTCACCAACGAGATTTTGGACGCATCGAATGGACTTGGCGCCGCTGTAAAGCGTCGTGAAGACACCCACAAGATGGCCGAATCGAACAAGGCATTCGCTCACTACCGCTGGTAG